From the Paludisphaera mucosa genome, one window contains:
- a CDS encoding PEGA domain-containing protein has product MVRSPKMGRRAAAGLALSAVCLGLDTGCVIRRYTIRSEPPGAQVIVNDEEIGPTPVSKAFTFYGDREVTLIKDGFETKTVIQPVPAPWWDNLLTEFFSENLVPFTLRDEREFKFDLQPAQSPASNELEDRANALRAESQAPPTPRRRGFLAWLGFD; this is encoded by the coding sequence ATGGTGAGATCCCCGAAGATGGGCCGTCGCGCGGCGGCGGGCCTGGCCCTGTCGGCCGTCTGCCTCGGCCTGGATACGGGCTGCGTGATCCGGCGGTACACGATCCGGTCGGAGCCCCCCGGCGCGCAGGTCATCGTCAACGACGAGGAGATCGGCCCGACGCCCGTCTCGAAGGCGTTCACCTTCTACGGCGACCGCGAGGTCACGCTCATCAAGGACGGCTTCGAGACCAAGACGGTCATCCAGCCGGTGCCGGCGCCCTGGTGGGACAACCTGCTCACCGAGTTCTTCTCCGAGAACCTGGTGCCGTTCACCCTGCGCGACGAGCGCGAGTTCAAGTTCGACCTGCAGCCGGCCCAGTCGCCCGCCTCCAACGAGCTCGAAGACCGCGCCAACGCCCTGCGCGCCGAGTCGCAGGCCCCCCCCACGCCCAGGCGTCGGGGCTTCCTCGCCTGGCTCGGGTTCGATTAA